Proteins found in one Nostoc sp. NIES-3756 genomic segment:
- a CDS encoding MBL fold metallo-hydrolase: MAHVNLRRPQNTDGDFYVDTTCIDCDTCRWMTPQVFHRVDEMSAVYHQPANETERLAALQALLSCPTSSIGTVEKPKDIKLAQQSFPILVTENIYHCGYHSEKSYGAASYLIQQPEGNILVDSPRFTPPLVKRIEDMGGIKYMYLTHRDDVADHQRFAEHFHCQRILHTDEISSGTRNVEIQLTDTEVFTLQPDVLIIPVPGHTKGHTVLLYKNKFLFTGDHLAWSETQQQLIAFHDVCWYSWAEQIKSMRRLADYSFEWVLPGHGRRFHADVDTMRQQMHKCIELITGERQLLTFNS; encoded by the coding sequence ATGGCTCATGTAAATCTTCGTCGCCCTCAAAATACTGACGGTGATTTTTATGTCGATACTACCTGTATTGATTGCGATACCTGTCGCTGGATGACACCACAAGTTTTCCATCGTGTTGATGAGATGTCAGCAGTATATCATCAGCCAGCAAATGAAACAGAAAGATTAGCCGCACTGCAAGCACTTTTATCTTGTCCCACAAGTTCTATTGGCACAGTTGAAAAACCCAAAGATATCAAACTTGCTCAACAAAGTTTTCCTATTTTAGTGACTGAAAACATTTATCACTGTGGCTATCATTCAGAAAAATCCTATGGTGCAGCCAGCTATTTAATTCAACAGCCCGAAGGAAACATATTAGTAGATTCCCCGCGATTTACACCGCCTTTAGTGAAGCGGATAGAAGATATGGGGGGAATCAAATATATGTATTTAACTCATCGGGATGATGTGGCAGATCATCAAAGGTTTGCTGAACATTTTCACTGTCAACGTATTCTACATACAGATGAAATTTCTTCAGGTACTCGCAATGTAGAAATACAATTGACTGATACAGAAGTATTTACTTTACAACCAGATGTCTTAATTATTCCCGTCCCTGGTCACACTAAAGGACACACAGTTTTACTATACAAAAACAAGTTTCTATTTACAGGTGATCATCTTGCGTGGTCGGAAACTCAGCAACAATTGATCGCATTTCATGATGTATGCTGGTATTCTTGGGCAGAACAAATTAAGTCCATGCGTCGATTAGCTGATTACTCTTTTGAGTGGGTATTACCAGGACATGGACGACGCTTTCATGCTGATGTTG